The Lycium ferocissimum isolate CSIRO_LF1 chromosome 1, AGI_CSIRO_Lferr_CH_V1, whole genome shotgun sequence genome includes a region encoding these proteins:
- the LOC132047840 gene encoding thioredoxin-like protein Clot has protein sequence MPLKVLDATIATFDGVFEKFRADSPKNKANFILFLADIDPSTNLSWCPDCVRAEPVIYKKLEASSEDIALLRAYVGDRPTWRTPQHPWRVDRRFNLKGVPTLLRWENDAVKGRLEDHEAHLDHKIASLLNGN, from the exons ATGCCTTTGAAGGTGTTGGACGCCACCATAGCTACCTTtgatggagtttttgaaaagttCAGAGCAGATTCCCCTAAAAACAAAGCAAATTTCATCCTCTTCCTGGCTGATATAGACCCTTCTACCAACCTTAGTTGGTGCCCTG ATTGTGTAAGAGCTGAACCTGTGATATACAAGAAACTGGAAGCATCATCGGAAGATATAGCACTGCTTAGGGCTTATGTTGGGGACAGACCTACCTGGAGGACTCCACAGCACCCATGGCGAGTAGATCGCAGGTTCAACCTCAAAGGGGTTCCGACCTTACTCCGGTGGGAAAATGATGCAGTCAAAGGTCGACTTGAAGACCATGAAGCACACCTTGATCACAAAATTGCTTCCCTTCTCAATGGAAATTAA